The following proteins come from a genomic window of Astatotilapia calliptera chromosome 11, fAstCal1.2, whole genome shotgun sequence:
- the LOC113032510 gene encoding snaclec agglucetin subunit beta-1-like, with product MDPFKVDLRDAHILIGNSSERNAADTTECATINTTTSGENKTFNCENGTKWGRYVTVYKDTPGFLILFEVTMKGRKKEPFKLIKENKTWADARYHCREEHMDLVSILDNETQVWVGLEAQKADTPFVWLGLQYICGFDFWIWVNDQCVFFDQWAPDDTRTAVCGMNTAMNTSGNHLWYKKFVYDKYNFICAV from the exons ATGGATCCTTTCAAAGTTGATCTAAGAGACGCGCACATCCTCATCGGGAACTCATCTGAGAGAAATGCTGCTGACACCACTGA GTGTGCAACAATCAACACAACTACTAgtggagaaaataaaacatttaactgtGAAAATGGAACAAAGTGGGGGCGTTATGTAACTGTGTACAAAGACACACCTGGGTTTTTAATTCTGTTTGAGGTGACgatgaaaggcagaaaaaaag agCCCTTTAAACTGATTAAAGAGAACAAGACATGGGCAGACGCCCGGTACCACTGCAGAGAGGAACACATGGATCTGGTTTCCATCCTTGATAACGAGACCCAGGTCTGGGTTGGGTTGGAGGCTCAGAAGGCTGACACTCCCTTTGTCTGGCTGGGTCTTCAATACATCTGTGGCTTCGACTTCTGGATCTGGGTCAACGATCAGTGTGTATTTTTTGATCAGTGGGCTCCAGATGACACAAGAACAGCAGTCTGTGGCATGAACACTGCCATGAATACAAGTGGGAACCATTTGTGGTACAAGAAGTTTGTTTATGATAAATATAATTTCATCTGTGCAGTGTAA